The Candidatus Poribacteria bacterium genome includes a region encoding these proteins:
- the rpsS gene encoding 30S ribosomal protein S19 produces MARSVKKGPYIDPKLAKKIAAMERSGSKRVVRTWSRRSMITPELVGHTLAIYNGKKFFPVYITENMVGHKLGEFSPTRTFRSHSGGAGRR; encoded by the coding sequence ATGGCGCGTTCTGTCAAAAAGGGACCTTATATAGATCCGAAACTTGCTAAGAAGATAGCCGCTATGGAACGTTCTGGCAGTAAACGGGTAGTGCGGACCTGGTCCCGCCGTTCAATGATTACCCCTGAGTTGGTAGGGCACACTTTGGCGATATACAACGGGAAAAAATTTTTTCCCGTATATATAACCGAGAACATGGTAGGACACAAACTCGGAGAATTTTCGCCAACTCGCACCTTCCGTTCGCACTCAGGTGGTGCAGGTAGAAGATAA
- the rplB gene encoding 50S ribosomal protein L2, which translates to MTGYTFEEITRSKPEKSLVKGTKQKAGRNASGRMTVRRRGGGHKRRYRVIDFKRDKFGVPAKVAAIEYDPNRSAHIALLHYVDGEKRYILAPVGVQVGDMLQSGEDAEIRAGNALPLEKIPLGSSIHNIEMRPGKGGQLVRSAGAAAQLVDREGKYARVRLPSGEIRLVPVQAMATLGQIGNVSQIVIGKAGRSRWLGKRPKVRGVAMNPIDHPHGGGEGKSSGGRHPVTPWGVPTKGYKTRNPKKKSNRYIVGKRK; encoded by the coding sequence ATGACTGGATATACCTTTGAAGAGATTACGCGGAGCAAACCGGAAAAGTCTCTCGTCAAAGGCACGAAACAGAAAGCCGGTCGAAACGCCAGTGGGCGTATGACTGTGAGACGTCGCGGTGGGGGACATAAGCGCAGATACCGGGTCATCGACTTCAAGCGAGACAAGTTTGGCGTTCCTGCTAAAGTTGCCGCAATTGAATATGATCCGAACCGCTCCGCGCATATCGCCCTATTACACTATGTTGACGGTGAAAAACGTTACATTCTCGCACCCGTCGGTGTTCAGGTTGGCGACATGCTACAGTCAGGCGAAGATGCAGAAATCCGTGCTGGGAACGCCTTACCCCTTGAGAAAATCCCGCTCGGATCGTCAATCCACAATATAGAGATGCGTCCAGGTAAAGGTGGGCAACTCGTACGGAGTGCTGGCGCTGCCGCACAGTTGGTTGACAGAGAAGGAAAGTACGCCCGTGTCCGACTCCCTTCAGGCGAGATTCGCCTCGTGCCCGTTCAAGCAATGGCGACACTCGGACAGATCGGCAACGTCAGCCAGATTGTTATCGGTAAAGCCGGACGTTCGAGGTGGCTCGGAAAACGCCCGAAAGTCAGAGGTGTGGCTATGAATCCGATCGATCATCCGCACGGCGGTGGCGAAGGAAAGAGTTCCGGTGGTAGGCATCCCGTCACACCTTGGGGTGTCCCGACCAAAGGGTATAAGACCCGAAATCCGAAGAAGAAATCGAATCGCTACATTGTTGGAAAACGGAAATAG
- a CDS encoding 50S ribosomal protein L23, which translates to MKDAYQVILQPLITEKSTIFRESNKYAFVVDRKATKPQIRRAAEELFDIEGDILKIRTMRVRGKPKGKMLRYQRGRKPHWKKAIITLKEGATIQAFETI; encoded by the coding sequence ATGAAAGATGCATATCAGGTCATATTACAACCGCTGATAACGGAGAAAAGCACGATATTCCGTGAATCTAACAAGTACGCGTTCGTTGTGGATCGTAAAGCAACGAAACCACAGATTCGCCGAGCTGCGGAAGAATTGTTTGACATTGAAGGGGATATTCTCAAAATTCGCACAATGCGCGTTCGTGGTAAACCTAAAGGTAAAATGTTGCGTTATCAACGCGGCAGAAAACCACATTGGAAGAAAGCGATCATTACCCTCAAAGAAGGGGCGACTATCCAAGCGTTTGAAACCATATAG
- the rplD gene encoding 50S ribosomal protein L4, with protein sequence MSTLDVHNISGAVLREKELADAFTNAEVNGPVIHQCVVAYLANQRQGTASTKTRSEVKGSGRKLYRQKGTGRARVGHAKSPIRVHGGVAFGPKPRSYRQATPKRVRHLGLHSALADRFQNQQCILVEDFTLEKPRTKDIVNMLKAVNAEGKVLFVLNEHSSNINLSVRNIPQVNSCTWNNLNIYQVMWHDTLIITENAAEKLESKFVNISSDAEG encoded by the coding sequence ATGTCAACTTTAGACGTACACAACATATCCGGGGCTGTTCTCCGAGAAAAGGAATTAGCCGATGCATTTACCAATGCTGAAGTGAATGGTCCTGTCATTCACCAATGTGTTGTCGCTTACCTCGCGAATCAGAGGCAAGGCACCGCATCAACTAAAACCCGGAGTGAAGTGAAGGGCAGTGGGAGAAAACTTTATCGCCAAAAAGGAACGGGGAGAGCTCGTGTTGGACACGCCAAATCGCCAATCCGAGTACACGGCGGTGTAGCGTTCGGTCCGAAACCGCGGAGTTACCGGCAGGCTACCCCGAAACGGGTTCGTCACCTTGGACTTCACAGCGCACTCGCAGACAGGTTCCAGAACCAGCAGTGCATTCTCGTTGAAGATTTCACGCTTGAAAAACCCCGTACCAAAGACATAGTTAACATGTTAAAGGCGGTAAATGCGGAAGGGAAAGTTCTGTTTGTTCTCAACGAACACAGCTCGAACATTAATCTCTCTGTCCGGAATATTCCACAAGTTAACAGCTGCACATGGAATAACCTCAACATTTATCAGGTGATGTGGCATGACACCCTGATAATCACCGAGAACGCCGCAGAGAAGTTAGAATCCAAATTTGTCAATATCAGTTCAGATGCAGAAGGATAA